Proteins from one Kineosporiaceae bacterium genomic window:
- a CDS encoding sigma-70 family RNA polymerase sigma factor, whose amino-acid sequence MEDDLQRFVSDGSRMRRLLRLGYLLTGNEADSADLVQEALVRVWARPGHASDIENLEAFLGKTMTRLQLNRARRERRWREVRGLLLLGRQESPEDQVALDDLVVRALGSLTPLQRAAFSLQLFDDLPVKQIAAVLGCSVGGVKRHLADARKRLATELQVGEKVSKG is encoded by the coding sequence GTGGAAGACGATCTGCAACGGTTTGTATCCGATGGGTCGCGCATGCGGCGACTGCTGCGCCTTGGCTATTTGCTCACGGGTAACGAGGCCGATTCGGCGGACCTGGTGCAGGAGGCGCTCGTCCGGGTATGGGCTCGCCCGGGCCATGCGAGCGATATTGAGAACCTGGAGGCGTTCCTCGGCAAGACCATGACCAGGCTCCAGCTGAACCGAGCCCGCCGAGAGCGTCGCTGGCGCGAGGTGAGGGGCCTGCTGCTGCTCGGGCGCCAGGAATCACCGGAGGATCAAGTTGCCCTGGACGATCTCGTGGTCCGTGCCTTGGGTAGCCTCACGCCGTTGCAGCGAGCGGCGTTCTCCTTGCAGCTCTTCGATGATCTTCCGGTCAAACAGATCGCGGCAGTCCTCGGGTGCAGCGTGGGCGGAGTGAAGCGGCATCTGGCCGATGCCCGCAAACGTCTGGCTACCGAACTCCAGGTGGGAGAAAAGGTGAGCAAAGGATGA
- a CDS encoding helix-turn-helix domain-containing protein, whose translation MTFVSVSEAADLIGVSVPRIHQRIADGSLRAQRIGAQWVIDELSLLRIAERHRPGRPLSTRSAWAIIATSLDNQPALTGLAHAERLRARARWNGLLESASRCSATEDDVRHLSTTLRSVFRNRASRLQRTAAVADLSRLRQDRRWQALVSPAQTGIASATVEGYLSADDLDPISREYLLVPVDTDANVVIHVLPAGQHPYPTSTLRLAADLADHRSPREELRAAELLRGLAAENLTDR comes from the coding sequence GTGACCTTCGTCAGTGTCTCCGAAGCCGCCGACCTGATCGGTGTGAGCGTGCCGCGTATCCATCAACGGATCGCTGACGGTTCCCTGCGCGCACAGCGGATCGGCGCCCAGTGGGTCATCGACGAGCTGTCATTGCTGCGCATCGCCGAGCGACACCGACCAGGCCGACCGCTGTCGACCCGCTCCGCGTGGGCGATCATCGCCACCTCCCTGGACAACCAACCCGCCCTGACCGGACTGGCGCACGCCGAGCGCCTCCGGGCGCGAGCACGTTGGAACGGTCTGCTCGAGTCGGCGAGCCGCTGCTCGGCGACCGAGGACGACGTCCGGCACCTCTCGACGACCCTGCGCTCGGTGTTCCGCAACAGGGCCTCCCGACTCCAGCGCACGGCAGCTGTGGCCGACCTCTCCCGACTTCGCCAGGACCGCCGGTGGCAGGCTCTGGTCTCTCCTGCCCAGACCGGGATCGCCTCAGCAACTGTCGAGGGGTACCTCTCGGCCGACGATCTCGACCCGATCTCCCGCGAGTACCTGTTGGTGCCGGTCGACACCGACGCCAACGTCGTGATCCACGTACTGCCCGCGGGGCAACATCCCTACCCGACGTCCACGCTGCGCCTGGCCGCCGACCTGGCCGACCACCGCAGCCCCCGCGAAGAACTCCGGGCTGCCGAACTCCTCCGCGGCCTCGCAGCCGAGAACCTGACCGACCGATGA
- a CDS encoding helix-turn-helix transcriptional regulator produces MSGRVRWSEVREEFVEQAGGPAAFEAGKQELVAQVIGARLAQLRRSRGLTQLQVAERMGVTKGRVSQIERGRVSGQDVLARYAAALGGRLHQAIYFDDGDIAAIA; encoded by the coding sequence ATGAGTGGTCGGGTGCGGTGGAGTGAGGTCCGCGAGGAGTTCGTCGAGCAGGCGGGTGGGCCGGCGGCGTTCGAGGCGGGTAAGCAGGAGTTGGTGGCGCAGGTGATCGGTGCGCGTCTGGCGCAGTTGCGTCGGTCGCGGGGTTTGACCCAGCTGCAGGTGGCTGAGCGGATGGGTGTGACCAAGGGGCGGGTCTCCCAGATCGAGCGGGGCCGGGTGTCGGGGCAGGATGTCCTGGCGCGGTATGCCGCGGCGTTGGGTGGGCGGTTGCATCAGGCGATCTACTTCGACGACGGGGACATCGCGGCCATCGCCTGA
- a CDS encoding transposase family protein yields the protein MIDALLAMSAATIDRRLKTHRVGLVAAKGRSLTRPGSLLKSSIPLKTWHEWDDTAPGFIEIDLVGHEGGDANGAFHYTLDATDVATGWTEAISIASKGERTVSAALTRLQVRFPFALLGIHSDNGSEFINHHLLKWATDRQITFTRGRPSHSNDQAHIEQKNWTTVRHAVGYHRYDTARELALLNELWPLQAQLTNLFLPQQKLLTKTRDGAKVTKTYDKAATPATRLARDHPDVLTPTDAHALRHQLDVLNPAGLARRIAAVQASLLELARRRGSIQRRAKTNAVYLSKTKIKPPQAPRASTDESTTHPKRAS from the coding sequence GTGATCGATGCCCTGTTGGCGATGTCGGCGGCCACCATCGACCGGCGCCTGAAGACCCACCGGGTCGGACTGGTCGCCGCCAAGGGCCGGTCCCTGACCCGACCGGGCAGCCTGTTGAAGTCCTCGATCCCGTTGAAGACCTGGCACGAATGGGACGACACGGCACCGGGGTTCATCGAGATCGACCTGGTCGGCCACGAAGGCGGCGACGCCAACGGCGCCTTCCACTACACCCTGGACGCCACCGACGTCGCCACGGGCTGGACCGAGGCGATCAGCATCGCCTCCAAAGGCGAACGGACCGTCTCAGCGGCCCTGACCCGCCTGCAGGTCCGGTTCCCGTTCGCCCTCCTGGGCATCCACTCCGACAACGGCAGCGAGTTCATCAACCACCACCTGCTGAAATGGGCCACCGACCGGCAGATCACCTTCACCCGAGGCCGGCCCTCCCACTCCAACGACCAGGCCCACATCGAGCAGAAGAACTGGACCACCGTCCGTCACGCCGTCGGCTACCACCGCTACGACACGGCCCGAGAACTGGCCCTGCTCAACGAACTCTGGCCCCTGCAAGCCCAACTGACCAACCTGTTCCTGCCCCAACAGAAACTGCTCACCAAGACCCGCGACGGCGCCAAGGTGACCAAGACCTACGACAAGGCCGCCACCCCCGCCACCCGCCTGGCCCGCGACCACCCCGACGTCCTGACCCCCACCGACGCCCACGCCCTGCGCCACCAACTCGACGTCCTCAACCCGGCTGGCCTGGCCCGCCGCATCGCCGCCGTCCAGGCCAGCCTGCTCGAGCTGGCCCGCCGCCGCGGCAGCATCCAACGCCGCGCCAAGACCAACGCCGTCTACCTGTCCAAAACCAAGATCAAACCACCCCAGGCCCCGCGGGCATCCACCGATGAGTCAACGACTCACCCCAAGCGGGCATCTTGA
- a CDS encoding type II toxin-antitoxin system RelE/ParE family toxin: MVDEVLAWIRALEASDRDRVAQAIDVLAEHGPGLGRPLVDSIRGSSVTNLKELRVGTVRILFAFDPWRACILLVAGDKTDRWRAWYREAIPVAEQRYEAYLVERDAELGEEGVGR; the protein is encoded by the coding sequence GTGGTCGATGAGGTGTTGGCCTGGATCAGGGCGTTGGAGGCGTCGGACAGGGACCGTGTGGCGCAGGCGATCGATGTCCTGGCTGAGCATGGTCCGGGTTTGGGTCGGCCGTTGGTGGACTCGATCAGGGGTTCGTCGGTGACGAATCTGAAGGAGTTGCGGGTCGGCACGGTGCGGATCTTGTTCGCGTTCGATCCGTGGCGGGCGTGCATCTTGTTGGTGGCTGGTGACAAGACCGATCGGTGGCGGGCGTGGTACCGGGAGGCGATCCCGGTCGCCGAGCAACGCTATGAGGCGTATCTGGTCGAACGGGATGCCGAGCTGGGCGAGGAGGGCGTGGGTCGATGA